In Dermacentor variabilis isolate Ectoservices chromosome 11, ASM5094787v1, whole genome shotgun sequence, one genomic interval encodes:
- the LOC142563281 gene encoding solute carrier family 22 member 7-like — MDLLLPKRLAGADLRTSESFDCEEAFGHGPFQKRALLLILLGVFSLNSQTAVVPLVTGDVDHWCKPLAGFNISAADWKNTAIPTEADGRFSRCRVYERCKPPVQPSSSTEDGRIGAGQAEAGWWYSRCFLGKRELNDTSDAPCEEWDYDVRTAETSAVSYWNMVCHRRLLPAALVTLQNTGSVVSLTLLGAIVDYVGRRAMLVGSAVATVTCTVCTFVATSYVSYAVARFLSGGSAAAYTIFAFLIPFEVMTHTHRTHQVLFLAVVSAAIGQIWKAIVKFVVVDWRLKQVIFLAPTAFLLPALSAARESPRWLVAKERLNAAEAVMMHAAKTNNFPLATTACLVQKLREQVEKRKGQEGAEKDDLIDCNSLRRRALAMFFVCFCISFVFHVSTFSTARLGEFWIPGLTVVVTLLTYAAMHFLVTGVALITVLTSCFVLTGIIQSALSIAAGARLGTVTKVLLVLSTGTSTVIFIHCHTYVLELFPSAVRGGAICWAFASGRVAATFASLTFILKPNGHEDVLFAVTGLFMFACLRVIRALPRTTVVEDAKIVTRLASESTRLSVDHMKRTLVRKTKHKGLKTTSADSSKSSGRKRRKSSASSITGSSKRSRGSCTDHMEK; from the coding sequence ATGGACCTCTTGCTCCCGAAACGACTGGCCGGCGCTGATCTCCGAACAAGTGAATCGTTTGACTGCGAAGAAGCCTTCGGCCACGGGCCCTTCCAGAAGAGGGCGCTCCTTCTGATACTTCTGGGAGTCTTCTCGCTTAATAGCCAAACCGCCGTGGTGCCCCTCGTCACCGGTGACGTCGACCATTGGTGCAAGCCGCTCGCCGGCTTCAACATCTCGGCAGCCGATTGGAAGAATACTGCGATACCCACAGAGGCCGACGGACGCTTCAGCCGCTGCCGCGTCTACGAACGCTGCAAGCCTCCCGTTCAACCCAGCAGTTCCACTGAAGATGGGAGGATTGGCGCTGGACAGGCCGAGGCCGGCTGGTGGTACAGCAGATGCTTCCTCGGCAAGCGTGAGCTCAACGACACAAGCGATGCGCCCTGTGAAGAGTGGGACTACGACGTTCGGACGGCCGAGACCAGTGCGGTGAGTTATTGGAACATGGTGTGCCACCGACGTTTGCTGCCGGCAGCCCTTGTCACCCTGCAGAATACCGGTTCTGTCGTTTCGCTTACCCTGCTCGGAGCCATCGTGGACTACGTCGGCAGGAGAGCCATGCTCGTGGGCTCCGCTGTTGCGACGGTGACCTGCACGGTGTGCACATTTGTGGCGACAAGTTACGTCAGTTACGCTGTGGCACGTTTCCTTAGCGGGggcagcgccgccgcatacaCAATTTTCGCCTTCCTAATCCCATTCGAGGTGATGACGCACACGCACAGGACACACCAGGTCCTGTTCCTAGCCGTTGTCAGTGCGGCGATAGGCCAGATTTGGAAAGCGATCGTCAAATTTGTGGTCGTCGACTGGCGCCTGAAGCAGGTCATCTTCCTCGCTCCGACGGCTTTCCTGCTCCCTGCTTTGTCTGCAGCACGAGAGTCACCTCGCTGGCTTGTCGCGAAAGAAAGGCTGAACGCGGCAGAAGCAGTCATGATGCATGCTGCCAAGACAAACAACTTCCCGCTTGCGACCACCGCCTGTCTCGTGCAAAAACTCAGGGAACAGGTCGAGAAACGCAAAGGTCAGGAAGGCGCAGAAAAAGACGACTTGATCGACTGTAACTCCCTCCGACGTCGAGCGTTGGCCATGTTCTTTGTCTGCTTCTGCATATCGTTCGTCTTTCACGTCAGCACTTTTTCGACGGCGCGTTTGGGGGAATTCTGGATCCCGGGTCTCACGGtggtcgtcacgctgttgacgtACGCGGCGATGCACTTCCTGGTGACCGGTGTCGCCCTTATTACGGTACTCACCAGTTGCTTCGTGCTGACGGGCATTATCCAATCCGCGCTGAGTATCGCCGCCGGCGCCAGACTCGGCACCGTCACCAAGGTCTTGCTCGTGTTATCCACGGGCACGTCAACTGTGATTTTCATCCACTGTCACACGTACGTGCTGGAGCTGTTCCCGTCTGCCGTACGGGGTGGCGCAATTTGCTGGGCGTTCGCCAGTGGACGCGTTGCGGCCACGTTCGCGTCCTTGACTTTCATACTGAAGCCGAACGGACACGAAGACGTGCTCTTTGCCGTGACCGGACTGTTCATGTTCGCCTGTCTGCGCGTCATCCGTGCCCTGCCACGCACGACGGTGGTGGAGGATGCGAAAATTGTGACCAGGCTAGCTTCGGAATCCACCAGACTGTCCGTGGACCACATGAAGCGGACCCTGGTGAGGAAAACTAAACATAAGGGGCTCAAGACTACAAGCGCGGACAGCTCCAAGTCCTCCGGCAGGAAGAGAAGGAAAAGCAGTGCCAGCAGCATTACGGGCAGTTCTAAGAGATCCCGTGGCTCTTGCACCGACCACATGGAAAAGT